The following coding sequences are from one Eleginops maclovinus isolate JMC-PN-2008 ecotype Puerto Natales chromosome 11, JC_Emac_rtc_rv5, whole genome shotgun sequence window:
- the ccni2 gene encoding cyclin-I yields MKNPGPAETRRLVILLEAALMREARLWKVPVFKNGCIQGADISSSQYQEIIFWLGEMTRQFHFCPETFALGVCVLTRLLSTVKAQPKYLKCIAFTSLVLAAKINEEDEVIGSVQDLVVQSGCNFSTAEILRMERIILDKLQWDLYTATAVDFIHIFHALLVSGHPHLIPSIGLGSGVGWCSASEPGSPLAWQEHQKRPAELQAALWTRQVQHCMACHQLWQFKGSTLALAIITLELEVLTPDWFSVFTNLLKKAQVDSGEFIHCKEMVDEYLQSLEFSLPANAVYIFDSAQIPDQERSWSPTLRFRRRGRGCAQQGDTDEYYDGFRCLYSDEATPQGNNVDSQQKNVSPCPPLHPAVN; encoded by the exons ATGAAGAACCCAGGACCTGCAGAGACCCGGCGGCTTGTCATCCTGCTGGAGGCTGCCCTGATGAGGGAGGCTCGTCTCTGGAAGGTACCGGTCTTCAAGAATGGATGCATCCAG GGCGCTGACATCTCCTCATCCCAATATCAAGAAATTATCTTTTGGCTCGGAGAGATGACAAGGCAGTTCCACTTCTGTCCAGAAACGTTTGCACTGGGAGTCTGTGTCCTGACCCGACTGCTGTCCACTGTAAAG GCCCAACCCAAATATCTGAAATGCATTGCCTTTACCTCGTTGGTCCTGGCTGCCAAAATCAACGAGGAAGATGAG GTAATAGGTTCTGTTCAAGACCTGGTTGTGCAGAGCGGATGCAACTTTTCAACAGCTGAGATTCTTCGCATGGAGAGGATCATTCTAGACAAGCTGCAGTGGGACCTGTACACCGCAACGGCAGTCGACTTCATTCACATA TTCCACGCCCTGCTCGTCTCCGGCCACCCTCACCTCATTCCGTCCATCGGGCTGGGCTCCGGCGTCGGCTGGTGCTCCGCCTCGGAGCCCGGGTCGCCTCTCGCTTGGCAGGAGCATCAGAAGAGACCTGCAGAGCTCCAGGCGGCGTTGTGGACCAGGCAGGTGCAGCACTGTATGGCCTGCCACCAGCTCTGGCAGTTCAAGGGCTCCACGTTGGCCTTGGCCATCATCACCTTGGAGTTGGAGGTCCTCACGCCCGACTGGTTCTCTGTATTTACCAACCTGCTGAAGAAAGCACAG GTTGACAGTGGCGAATTCATCCACTGCAAAGAGATGGTGGACGAATACCTTCAGAGCCTGGAGTTCTCCCTGCCAGCCAATGCCGTCTACATCTTCGACAGCGCCCAGATCCCGGACCAAGAGAGATCCTGGAGCCCCACGCTGCGCTTCAGGAGGCGGGGGCGGGGCTGCGCACAGCAGGGGGACACTGACGAGTACTACGACGGCTTCAGGTGTTTGTACAGCGACGAGGCCACTCCACAGGGAAACAATGTGGATTCCCAGCAGAAAAACGTCTCGCCCTGCCCGCCACTGCACCCCGCCGTCAACTAG